From one Lolium rigidum isolate FL_2022 chromosome 4, APGP_CSIRO_Lrig_0.1, whole genome shotgun sequence genomic stretch:
- the LOC124707926 gene encoding BTB/POZ and MATH domain-containing protein 2-like gives MSEPEARTTVVGSSVQFRVYYEQIKQLPIGNPILSDVVSAGGHLWRIEFFSGDDDVGISIYLRHMSKSRSARAIFEAFVMGRDGTPSKPAMQWLCQTFEASGDTKGNDNWGLLMVVPDLEKRFLIERHVTFVCTIMVTDHSPILVPPSDIGTHLGRLLDQTDGADVSFIIDDETFPAHRAVLAARSPVFKAELFGSMAESTMSSITLHDITPATFKTLLWFIYTDELPSQDEHQDSSTEMIQNLLVAADRYALDRLKIICAQKLWDKVSVDTVAAILGFAETYNCQELKNKCIDFFAVEINFKQVMFTDGYAMLLLKFPLIIAELKKRVGA, from the coding sequence ATGTCAGAGCCGGAGGCGCGAACCACTGTTGTAGGCTCTTCCGTGCAGTTCAGAGTTTACTACGAGCAAATCAAGCAGCTTCCCATTGGCAACCCCATCCTCTCCGACGTTGTCTCTGCCGGGGGACACCTCTGGAGGATTGAGTTTTTCTCTGGCGACGACGACGTGGGCATTTCTATCTACCTCAGGCACATGAGCAAATCCAGAAGTGCCAGGGCCATCTTCGAGGCCTTCGTGATGGGTAGGGATGGCACACCATCTAAGCCGGCTATGCAATGGTTATGTCAAACCTTTGAAGCCAGTGGAGATACAAAGGGCAACGACAACTGGGGATTGTTGATGGTGGTTCCTGATCTGGAGAAAAGATTCTTAATAGAGAGACACGTCACATTTGTATGCACCATCATGGTCACCGACCACAGTCCTATTCTGGTGCCGCCTTCAGACATTGGAACCCATCTTGGCCGCCTGCTAGATCAAACTGATGGGGCAGACGTGTCATTCATCATTGACGATGAGACATTCCCTGCTCACCGAGCAGTGCTTGCTGCCCGCTCACCAGTCTTCAAAGCAGAGCTATTCGGTTCCATGGCCGAGTCTACAATGTCCTCCATCACGCTGCACGACATCACACCTGCAACATTTAAAACTTTGCTATGGTTCATATACACAGATGAATTGCCCTCACAAGACGAGCATCAGGACTCTTCCACTGAGATGATTCAGAATCTACTCGTTGCAGCCGATCGGTATGCGCTTGACAGGCTGAAGATCATCTGTGCCCAGAAGCTATGGGATAAAGTGTCGGTAGATACAGTTGCAGCTATCTTAGGTTTCGCCGAAACATACAATTGTCAGGAGTTGAAAAACAAGTGCATCGACTTCTTTGCAGTGGAGATTAATTTCAAACAGGTCATGTTCACCGATGGTTACGCAATGTTGCTTCTGAAGTTCCCATTGATCATCGCTGAGCTCAAGAAGAGGGTTGGGGCATAA